The region GGATCGCCCTGCCGCGCCACGACGTGCACGACGTGGTAGGTCCGGCTGCCGGTCACCACCACGTTCTCCAACTCGCCCTCCGCGCCAGCCTCGTGCAGCCGGTCCTCGATGAGGCTCAGCAGATGCCAGACCTCATGTCCGGTTCCGGCCGCGGCGCAGTCACCGGACTCGGCATAGGTGAATCCGGTCACCGCGTCGACCAGTGCCGCTCCCGACGCACCGGCAGCGGAAAGGACTTCGTCGAGCACCGACTCCAGCGCGTCCACCGACATCCCTTCACTTTCCAACACCTGGCAGAGTACTTTAACGCCGAACTCTTTCAACTGCGATCGCGTATGGTGATTCTTCACTCTCGCCGGTCCCGCACCCGTACGAACCGGGTCAGCGGTGGACCAGCCCCGAACCAAGGAAATTCCCGTGAACATTGAGTCGGCGCTCAAAGAAGCGATGTCCGTCGAAGGCGCGATCGGAGTGGCGCTCGTCGACTACGACAGCGGTATGGCGCTCGGCACCCTCGGCGGCGGCAGGGGCCTGGACCTGGAGGTGGCGGCGGCCGGCAACACCGAGGTCGTACGCGCCAAGGTCCGCACGCTGTCGATGCTCGCGATCGATGACGCGATCGAGGACATCCTCATCACCCTGGGCACGCAGTATCACCTGATCCGGCTGCTCAGCAGCAGTCGCGGCTCGCTCTTCCTGTACCTCGCGCTGGACCGCGGCCGGGCCAATCTGGCGCTCGCCCGGCATGTGCTCAAGCAGATAGAGGGCGACCTCCAGGTCTGACCCCGAGGCTGCGTACGGCGGCGTGCCGAGCGCGGCGGACCGGGCGGCGGCCCGGCGGTTGCCGCGCCGATCGCTGCTGGACGCAGCGCAGAAGAGGGCCGAAGCGGCTTCAACACGGCCTGGCCGCGGCGAATATGCGGACGGACCTTGCCCGGGCGTTTTATTGCCCGTCCACTGATAACCCGCTATTTTCCCCGCTCGCCTCACGGAAAACACGCATCACGCCCGTCCCGCGGTCACCAGGGAATTTCCGGGCCTCGATACGGCACGCAGCGTGATAAAGCCATTGCCCTGTGCAATTTCCCTTTTCGCGGGCGGATGAAGCCGGGTCATGACCCTGAGTGCCGATCTCCTTACTCGCGTCGAACTCGGCCCGAACTCAGCCTGATCCGCGGGGAGTTCTGCGATACACGCCGGCCGGCCGCCCAGCCGGACGGGACCTGGGAGCCGCCTTCCCCCTCGCCGCCCGCCGGTCCCGGGGACGGGTGAGCCCGGCCTCGACGCGGTGACGTCTCCCGCCCGCCGGCCCCGGCACGCCCTCCGTGCTTCCCGGCGGCCCCGGCCCCTCGCGCGCGCCCCCGCTCTCCCCGGCGGTATCGCGCCAGGCCCTCCGCCGTCCTCCGCCCGCGGCCCGTGTCGCGCTGCGGCCGCACCACGGTTCGTGGTGCGGCCGTCGGCTGCCGTGTCCCGCCGGGGGATCAGCCCTCGGTCACCTTCAGCGTCAACGGGCCGCCGGGGACGGGGAGTCCGCCGGGGGTGCCGTAGGAGGCGGACCGCCAGCCCGCGTCGGTGATGGTGAAGCCGACGGTGTAGGTGCCGGCCTTGATGCCGTAGGGCCAGTCGAGGTCGATCCGCAACGTGCCGTCCGGGGCCACTCCCGTACCGCCGCTCTCCTGGCCGATCACCGCGCCCGTGCTGTCGTACACGTAGCTCGCCAGCTGGTTGACGGGGGCGGTGCCCTCGGTGACGTGGGCGGTGACATAGATCTGCTGGTCGGTGAACTTGCTGAGCGCGACCGTCGTGATGTTCAGCTTCGCCGAGGACGCGGTCGGCGCGACGGTGTCCGGCACGCTCGTGACGGTCACCTTCGGGTCGGGGGCCGCGTAGTCGGTGCCGTAGAGCGCCAGGCCGCCGGCTGCGTCGTGGACGGCGATGCCGCTGAGCGAGCAACTGGCCGCCGACCCGTTGCGGGACTGGGGCAGTGTCGCGGGCACCGAGTAGACGCCGTTGCCGAGCGCGGTCGGGGTGGTCGACTTCTGGGTGCAGCCCTGCGCCCCGCCGAAGTACACCTCGATCGCGGAGACGCCGCCCTGGGCGCCGGCGACGTTCAGGGACACCTGGAAGGGGGCCGCCCCGCGCCAGGAGTTGAGGGACGCGGGCGTCGTCGTGAAGCCGGAGGCGGTCAGCCGGCTGTTGTCCGTGACGCTGACCGGCGCCAGGTCCAGGCCTGTGAAGTCCTTCGTCTGGCCGGCGTTGTTCGTCAGCGAGACCGACGTGACCGCGTACGTGCCCGCGGGGGCGCCGGCCGGGATGTCCACCAGGGCCAGGCAGGTGGCCTGGTGGATGTCGTGCTGGCAGGGCCAGGCGGTCTGGCCGCCGTCGTTCGTCATCTCGAACGACCCCTTGAGGGTCCTTCCGCCCGGCCCGGTCAGCTGGACGGTGCCCTTCCAGAACCCGGACTGCCAGTCCTGGACGTCGACCCAGTACTGGACGGCGCCGCCGTTCGCGTTGTACGCGTAGTCCGGCCGGCCGCCGAAGTTCGAGTAGACGGACAGGTCGTAGACCGGCGTCACGGTGGAGACCTGCTCGGTGGCGTCCAGACCGGCGCCGAAGTGCTGGAGGTCGGAGCCGGAGACCAGCATGCGCGCCTGCGTGTCGCTCTCGAAGACGGAGACCGTGCTGACCACCCAGCGGGCGTGCGCGGCGCCGGCGTACTGCGGCACGCCGAAATCGAACGACCAGGTGGAGCTGGACGCGTCGCCCGAGACGTGGGTGGCGCCGCCGTAGGTGTCCTGCTCGGAGGAGAAGGAGATCACGTAGCTCTGCCCGACGTAGGTGTCGGGCGCGTCGCCCTGCTGGCGGACGACGATCTCGCCGCCGGTCTGCGTGGCCGCGGGATCGGTGTCGGTGACGGTCCACCGCAGCGCCGAGGAGGCGTAGGAGCCGTCCGAGACGTCCACGGAGGTCTTGTCGAAGCCCAGCGAGGTCAGGGCCAGGTGGTCGCTGTCGCTGAAGTACCCGAGGACGTCGGCGACGACGTGGGTGCTGCCGAAGGCGTTGTGGAAGTCGACCTTCCCGTCGGCCCCCACCGCCACGAGCACGAGGTTCGGGACGATCTGGTCCTTGACGAAGTTGATGGTGGAGGCGTTGGGCAGCGCCGCCCCGTGCGGGTAGACGGTCAGGTAGCTGCTGGTGGTCGGGTTGGTCACCGTGACGTTGAGGATCACCGCCGAGACGCCGGTGGAGGGGACGCCCGCCGTGCCCGTCACCGTCAGGCCGACGGTGCCGTTCGCGCCCACCGGGGCCTTGGCGCCGCCGGTGCCGGTGCCGTAGCGGGTGTCCAGGACGCGGGTCGGGGCGTCCGTCCGCTGGAGGACGCTGCCGGTCTGCGGCGACCCGGTCAGGTAGTAGCCGGCGAGGTCGGCGATGACGTGCGCGGAGCCGTACGTGTTGTGGAAGTCGACCTTCCCGTCGGCGCCCACCGCGACGGTCACCAGGTTCGAAACCGTCTGCCCCTTCACGTAGTTGAGGTTCGAGGCGTTCGGCAGCGTGCCGCCGTGCGGGTAGACGGTCAGGAAGCTGTTCGACGTCGGCGCGGTCACCGTCACATTGAGGACGACCGCGGAGACCCCCGCCGCGGGCACCGGCGCGACCCCGGCCACGCTCAGGCTCACCGTGCCGCCGGGGCCCACCGGCGCCGTGCCCGGGGTCCCGGTGCCGTACCGGGTGTCCAGCAGCCGCTTCGGGGTCTGCGGAAGATACGTTCCGGCAGCCTTGTCCAGCGTGTAGTAACCCGCGAGGTCGGCGATCACGTCGGTGCGGCCGAAGGCGTTGGAGAAGGCCACCTTGCCGTCGGTGCCGACCGGGACCGTCACGAGGTTCGGCACGGTCTGGCCGGCCGAGAAGTTCAGATTCGACGTCGCCGGGGCCTGCGAGGACCCCGGGTAGACCGCCAGATGGCTCGCCGACGTCGACCCGGTGGCCGTCACATTGAGCACGACCGCGGTCGGCACCACCGACGCGCTGCCCGTGACGCCGGAGACGTCCAGCAGCAGCGGTGCCTGACCGAGCCGGGCCGCCACCCCGTCCGTCCCGGTCCCGTAGCGCGTGTCCAGCAGCCGCTTCGGGGCGGTCGGCACGAAGGCGCCCGCCAGTTCCGGCTGGTCCGGCAGCGCGTTGTGCGCCGTGACCGCCGTCGTCGAGCCCGGCACGTGCGTCGGCTTCCCGGCCGGCGGCGTGTCCGCGGCGGCGCCCGCCGCTCCCGCGACCCCCGGCACCACCAGTGCGACCGCGGCCACCACGACCGGCACCCAGTCCCGCAACCGCCGCCCTCCGGACGGCATCCTGCTCAGCATTGTTCCCCCCACCTCAACTTCCCCCCGCCCGCCGCCCTGACCGGCGCGGACGCGTGCCGTCGAGCGACGGCAGGGGCAATTGAAGCACCACGCATCCGTACCGGCGACGGGGTTACGTGTCAGGGGACGCTGACCGCCGTCCAGGCCGCGGCCGTGGCCGCGTACTCGGGGCTCAGGGTGCCGTAGAGGTCGGCGGCGGCGTTCAGGGTGGCCAGGCGGGCCCCGTGGTAGGTGTCGGTGGAGGTCAGGTAGTTGGCCAGGGCGCGGTACCAGATGGCTGCCGCGGCGTCGCGGCCGATGCCGGCCAGGGTGCTGCCGTTCGCGGTGGGGCTGTTGTAGGCGATGCCGTTGATCGTGCGGGGGCCGCTGCCCTCGGCCAGGAGGAAGAAGAAGTGGTCGGCCACGCCCGAGGCGAGGCTCGGGTCCATGCCGGGAATGGCCTTGGAGTAGTAGTCGGGTGAGGCGCCGTCGCGGGAGGGGCGGTCCATGGAGCGCAGCGGGGTGCCGTCACCGTTCCAGTCGATCTTCTCGCCGAGGAAGTAGTCGGGCACGTCGGCCGGGATGTTCGCGTAGAACTCCACCATCGTCCCGAAGATGTCCGAGGTCGCCTCGTTGAGCGCGCCCGCCTCGCCGGTGTAGGACAGGCCGGCGGTGACCGAGGTCACGCCGTGGGTGATCTCGCGTGCTCCGACGTCGAGTTCGGTGATCGGGTGCCCGTTGCCGGACCCGTCGCCGTAGCTCACGCAGACGCACGTGTCGTCCCAGAAGACGTTGGAGTAGTTGTTGCTGTAGTGGACGACGCTGCGGATGCCCTGGCCGTCGTTCCTGACGCCGATCCGGTTGAAGGTGAACTTGAAGTAGTCCCACACCGAGGCCGCCGTGAACTGCGCGTCCACCGCCGCCGATTGCCGGTTCGTGGCCAGCCCGTTGCCCCAGACGTTGTCGAGGTCGGACATGATCGGCCCCGCGCTGCCGTCCTTCGTCGCGGTGTTGCCGCGCGTCGGGTCCTTGAGCAGATAGGTGCCGGCGGTCTTCAGTGTCGTCAGCGGCACCGTTCCGACGTAGACGCCGGTGCCCGAGCCCACGGCGGGCGAGTCCGCCACGGAGTCCGTGGTGCCCGCGCAGACCGTCGCGGCGACGACGACGGTTGCCGTCAGCAGGATTCTCGCGCGGCTTTTCCCCTTCATGCGACTGCCTCCACTCCCGGGTGCGGTGGCCCCCCGTATCGCGGCGCGGGATGTGCGCCGGATGCAGCATGGGGTCAGCGGGCATCGCTTGGCAGGGTCCTGCCATAAATTGGCGTGCCGGTACGCCTGCTCGGCCGGATCCGGACGCCCCGGTGCCAGGGTTGCCTCCGCGCCGGGCGCGCGGGCCGCGCGGGCCGCACGGGCCGGGCAGACGCACGGGCCGGACGGGTGCACGCGCCGGACGGGCGGGCCGCGCCTGCCGCACGGCCTGCACCGGCTACGACGCCGAGCGGCCCCACCGTCCGCCCGCGGCGGGTCGGTGGGGCCGGTACGGACTCAGACGACCTGCATCTGCGCCATCATGCCCATCGACGCGTGGTCGAACAGGTGGCAGTGGTAGAGGTAGACGCCCCGGTAGCCGCCGAAGGTCGCCTGCAGCTTCACCGTCTCGCCGGGACCCAGCGGAACCGTGTCCTTGAGCCCGCTCTCCGGACCGGAGGTCACCGCCACGCCGTTGCGCTCCAGCACCCGGAACTGCACCAGGTGCACATGGAAGTTGTGCGGCACGCGCTGGTTGGAGTTGGTGACCGTCCAGACCTCCGTGGTGCCGTACGTGACCGTGGTGTCGATGCGCTGGGGGTCGTACTCCTTGCCGTTGATGTACGCGTAGGCGGGCTCCGCCTGCGACTCGTCCATGAGGAGGCTGAAGGAGCGCTGGACGGTGGGGGTCGGCAGCGCCGGGAGGGTGCGCAGCTTCGCGGGGACCACGCTGGTGTCCCGCTCGGTGCGGGTGACGCGGAATTGCAGCACCTGCGTCACGTCGGCCGGGGTTCCGGGGGCCTGCGCGATGATGTTCTTCAGTTCCAGCTCGGTGCCGACCGGGTAGCGCGAGAAGTCGATCACGACGTCCGCGCGCTCGCCGGGGGAGATGGACACCGACTGGGTGACGAACGGGGCGGCCAGCAGCCCGCCGTCCGTACCGATCAGCGAGAACGTCGAGCTGTCCGCGAGGGCGAGCTGGAAGGACCGCAGGTTGGCGGTGTTGTAGAACCGGAAGCGGTATTTGCGCGCCGCCACCTCGAAGTACGGCCACGCCTTCCCGTTGGCGAGGATCACCGTGCGGTTGAAGAAGTCGTCCATCTCGAAGAGGAGTTGGCCGGCGTCGTCGAAGCGCGCGTCGCGTATCGAGATGGGTATGTCGTGGTTCCCCGACGGGAGGCCGAGCCGCGTCTCGGCGTTGTCCCTGATCAGGTAGGTGCCGGTCAGACCGCGGTACACGGTCTCGGACTCCTGGTGGTGGGCGTGGTCGTGGAACCAGAGGTTGGCGTGCGCCTGCTGGTTCGGGTACGTGTACGTCTTGGTGCCGCCGCCGGTGGCTATCAGGTCCATCGGGCCGCCGTCGCTCGACGACGGCACGTGCGCGCCGTGCAGGTGGACCGAGGTGGGGACGGTGAGGTTGTTGGTCTGGGTCACGACCGCCTGGCGTCCGCTCCAGGCGTTGATCACCGGGCCGGGGAAGCTCCCGTTGAAGGTGTTGACCTTGGTCTGGAAGCCGGGAATGACCTCTTTGTAGGCTTCCTTCATGGTCATGCGGTAGTAGTCCGTCGTGGTGGACGCCGCATGGGGACGCAGGGTGGGCGGTACCGGCATCTTCAGCGTGTACTTGGCGATGTCCGCCGGGTCGATCCCGGCGGTCGCCGTGGCACTGCTCGCCGGCGCGGAGAGCAGCAGCACGCCGGCGCCGGTGGCGCTGGCGGCACTCGTCGCCGCGACCGCACCGCCCAACAGTAATGACCTGCGCTTGATCACGAGATTCCCCCTAGGAAGGACGGAGTGCGGCACGCCGGTGGTGTGCCGCACGGCCGGTTGGCCGAAAGGACGTCCGCGAACCGGACGCCGCGACCGCGTACGACCTGCTCCCGCGCGTGGGGCGCGCGAAGGCCGGAGGGGCGGGAGGCGAACCGCTGCGCGATGATCCTTTCTGCGGGCGACGACAGTGTGCGGCAAGTGACTTGAGGGCCAGTTGGCGCCGGATGGGGGAATCAGGCTTCCGTTTTCGGCGGCGCGGCCGGAGCCGCCGGCTCCGCGGCGCCATACGGGCGCGGCCGGTCCAGGAGCCCCGGTGGCTCTGCGGGCGGGCGGTCCGGGAGCCGTACGACCGCCGCGGGCACTGCGGTGCCGGTCAGCCGCGCACGGCTCGCGGCGCCGTCCAGGACCGCGCTGTCAGTGGGATGCGGGAGACTGCCGCCGCACGGCTGTGAGAGCGGCGGAGACCTGCCTGCACGCGCTGGCGGCCTGCGGGCCGCGGGCCGCAGGCACGGCCGCTGATCTCGCGGAACTACGGGTGGACCAATGGCCCGTTGCCGCCGCCGCGACCAGTTGGGCGCTGCACCGGGACGCCGCCGTGGTGCTGCCGGTCCTGCGGCGCGCCCTGGAGTCCGAGCGGTCCGGCGTACGCCGCGACGCCGCCGTCGCCCTCGCCCGGCTCGGCGAGGCGGCGGGGCCGGCCCTCCCGGGGCTGCGTGCGCTCGCAGCGCGAGGCGGCAGCCCCTGGGAGCAGTTCGACGCGCTGAGGGCGGTGTGGAAGGCCACCCGGGACGCCCGGTTCGTCGCGGCGCCGCTCCGCGAGGTCTGGTGCGCGAACCCCTACACCCGTAAGCACATCGCCGACTGCCTGCGGGACATGGGCGAGGACGCCGCCGCCTTCGACCTCGCACTCCTGAGCACCGAGGCCGGCGACCCCCGGCGCTCGGTCTTCCGGGCCGGCGGCTGGGGCAGCCACGACATCCATGACGACGAAGCGCTGCTCGCCTCCTGCCGCGCGGCACTGGCGGCGGTCGATCGCGCACCCGCGTAGGGACAGGCAGACGCCCCCGGATCCGCCCGCGGGCGCCCGCAGGACGTACGGCCGGGCCGGGGCCGGTCCGCGGCCCCGCGCCCGGCCGCGGGGTTCATCGGTAGGCTGCCAGCGCGGCGAAGTAGAGGCCCAGGGACGAGGCGCCGGCGGTGCCGGCGGCCATGAGCGAGGCGGACAGTCCGAGTCCCGCCGCGCGGCCGGCGAAGCCGGCGATGACGGCGATGTTCGCGGCGCAGGACAGGGCCAGGAGCAGCGAGAGGATCTGCACAGGGGTCATGGTCGGGACCCTGGCCGTCCGGCCGGGGTGTCCGGGAAGCATGGCGGCCGAACCGGCCGACGCGGGTCCGGGACCTGCGCACACGTCCGGTGTCCACCCCGGCTGTCCGGGTCCCGCGCGCCGGTGGACACCGTCCGGGAGAGGGCAGGGGGAGTGTGGACGAGGCCGGTTACTTCGCGCTGATGCGCGACTTCACGCATATGCGGGAGCAGCAGTTGGGGGGCGAGCCCTCCGACCGCGCCCTCGCCCGCAGGGCGGGAGTGTCGGCGACCACTGTGGGGGCGTGGCTCAAGGGGGCCGCCTTCCCGAAGGACGCGGACAAGGTCGTCGCGCTCGTGGAATTCGTCCGCGCGGAGGCGAGGCGGCAGGGCCGCGCGGACACCGTGTCGCGACCGCTGCTCGACACGGAGGTCTGGCGGCAGGCGTATCGCCGCGAGGCCGACACGCGGGCGGGGCAGGTCAGCGCGTCGGTACGGGCCGCCCAGGCACGGGATGCGCTCGCCGACGACCGGCCGGGGCGGCCGGTGAGCGAGTACGTGGCGGACCCGCTGCTGCTGGAAGTGCAGCGCGCCATCGAACCGGCGGTGCCCACACCGGGGTTGAGCGCCCTGCCGGTGTACGTGCCGCGCCCGCACGACGCCCGGCTCGCAGCCGTCGTCGAGCGGGTGACGGCGGGCGGCAGCGCGCTGGTGATGCTGGTCGGCGGATCCTCCACGGGCAAGACCCGCGCCTGTTGGGAGGCGGTCAGCGCCCTGGGCGACTCCTGGCGGCTGTGGTATCCGATCAGCCCCAGCGAACCGCGGGCGCTGCTGGACGGCATCGACAAGGTCCGCGGCCACACGGTCATCTGGCTGGACGAGGGCCAGCGGTATCTGGGCCCGCGGGGCGCCGGCGAAGCGGTGGCGGCCCGGCTGCGGGAATTGCTCCGGTCGGCCGAGGCGGCGCCGGTCCTGCTCATCGGGACGATGTGGCCCCGGTATTGGGGCGAGCTGACCGCGCAGCCGAGGGACGGGGAGGCGGACCCGCACCACCACACCCGGGCACTGCTCACCGGGTGCGAGATCGATGTGCCCGACACCTTCACGGGCGAGGCACTTGCCGCCTTCCGGGAGGCGGGCGCCCGGGACCCGCGGCTGGCCCGCGCCGTCCAGGACGTCGCCGGCGGGGAGTTGGCGCAGTATCTGGCCGGTGCGCCGGCGCAGCTGTCGCGCTACCGTACGGCTCCGCCCACCGCCCGGGCGATGATCCACGCGGCCATGGACGCCTGCCGGCTCGGGATGGGCGCGGAATTGTCCGCCGAATTCCTGGCCGGTGCGGCGTCGGGCTATCTCACGGACCTCCAGTGGGCCGAGGCGCCGGAGGACTGGGCCGGGGAGGCGCTGGCCTACACCTCGGCGCCGTGCCGGGGAGTCCTCGGCCCGCTCAGCCGCATCCGGCGGCGGGAGCCGGTGCCGGGTGCGGCGCCGCGGGAGCCGGCCCGGTGCGTACTGGCCGGCTATGTGGACCAGACCGGCCGTGTGGAGCGCAAGTACGTCCTGCCGCCGGAGTCGTTCTGGGCCGCGGCGCTCGCGCTGGCCGACCACGGGGAGAAGGAACGGCTCGCCGGGGAGGCCCGCAGCCGCGGCCACCTGCGGTGGGCGGCCGAGCTGCTCAGTAGCGCCGTACGGGAGGGGTCCGCCGGCGGCGCGTCGTCCCTGCTGAGCCTGGTGTGCCAGGTCAGCCCGGAGACGGCGGCGGACGCGGCGGCGTGGCTGGTCGAGAACGCCTGCCTGGAGTCGGCCGACGAGGTGTGGTTTCTCGCCCGTCGCATGCAGGACCGCGATCTCGACCTTCCGGTCGGCCCGCTGCTGCTGCGGGCGGCGGCCGAGGTACGCCTCGACGGCGCCAAAGCGGTGGCGGACCTGCTGCTCCTCGCCTCCGAGGCCGGTGCGGAGCAGGCGGTGTCGGTGCTCCTGGCCCGGAGTCCTGCGTCCCTGGTACCCGTGGCCGATGTGCACGGCACCGCCCAACTGCTCGCCCGGCTGGCCGAGGTGTCCGCGCGGGAGCAGGTCGGCATCCTCGCCGACCGCGTCGCGGCGCACCACGCGGAGGACGCCGGCAGCTACTGGGCCTTCGGCATGCTGCTCAATGCGGGCGCCGGCGAAGCGGTGGCCCGAACCCTTCCGGGGTTGCTGGCCAGGCTCCCGCTCGACCGGACGCATGCCGCCGGCGTCCTCCTGACGACGCTCGGGGAAGCCGCTCCGGGTGCGCCGCTGTCGGTTGTGGCAGAGAGGGACTTCGTCTCCGGCGTCGATCTGGAGGACCCGGACGATGCGTTGTGGCTCCTCCGGGCGCTGCACGCCGTGGGCGCCGCGGAGCAGGCCACCGCGCTGCTGGACCGGATGCGGACGTACGCCGCCGGCGCCGGTCCCGCGTGGCTGGCCCGTCTCCACATGATGGCGTGGGAGTTGCGGTTGGCCGACTCCTTGGCGGAACGCCTGCCGGTCCTGCCGCCCACCGCGCGGATCGACCTCGGGGACACCGAAACCCTCGACTGGCTGCTGGAAATGGCGCAGCGTACCGGCGCGGAGCCGTTGCTGGCTGCCTGCGTCAGGCGGAGCGCCGCCGACCCGGCCGCGTTCCCTGACGCCGAACGGGCGGCGGCCTGCCTGCGTACGCTCACCTGGCGCGGTGCGACGGAGCTGGCACGGGAGGTGGCCGTGGTGGCCGCCGCGCACACGGTCCTGGATGACCCGGGAGTGGCCGCCGTCCTGACCCGGGCGCTGGACGAAGTGGGCGGGGACGCGGATGTGAGCGCCTTCCTGGCCCGTGATCCCGCGGCCTCGGTCGCCTTGACCGATGCCATGGGGGTGGCCGAGTTCGTGGAGGTCCTGCGGAAGGCCGGAGCGCGGGAGCAGATCGCCACGCTGCTCGGCCGCGGTCCGGCCTCCGCCACCTCGCTCGTCCGGGCCGAGGGCGCGGCGCGGCTGCTCGCCGAACTGCGCCATCTGGTGGGCGCCGAGGACGTGCGCGAGGTCGCCGACCGGGCCGTACGGGAGGCGGACGCGACGGCGTGGGATGCCGCGAGGGCGCTGCTCCTCGAACTGCGCGCCCAGGGGTGTACCGCCCAACTGACTCTGTATTCCGAGCGG is a window of Streptomyces sp. NBC_01477 DNA encoding:
- a CDS encoding multicopper oxidase family protein; translated protein: MIKRRSLLLGGAVAATSAASATGAGVLLLSAPASSATATAGIDPADIAKYTLKMPVPPTLRPHAASTTTDYYRMTMKEAYKEVIPGFQTKVNTFNGSFPGPVINAWSGRQAVVTQTNNLTVPTSVHLHGAHVPSSSDGGPMDLIATGGGTKTYTYPNQQAHANLWFHDHAHHQESETVYRGLTGTYLIRDNAETRLGLPSGNHDIPISIRDARFDDAGQLLFEMDDFFNRTVILANGKAWPYFEVAARKYRFRFYNTANLRSFQLALADSSTFSLIGTDGGLLAAPFVTQSVSISPGERADVVIDFSRYPVGTELELKNIIAQAPGTPADVTQVLQFRVTRTERDTSVVPAKLRTLPALPTPTVQRSFSLLMDESQAEPAYAYINGKEYDPQRIDTTVTYGTTEVWTVTNSNQRVPHNFHVHLVQFRVLERNGVAVTSGPESGLKDTVPLGPGETVKLQATFGGYRGVYLYHCHLFDHASMGMMAQMQVV
- a CDS encoding M4 family metallopeptidase yields the protein MKGKSRARILLTATVVVAATVCAGTTDSVADSPAVGSGTGVYVGTVPLTTLKTAGTYLLKDPTRGNTATKDGSAGPIMSDLDNVWGNGLATNRQSAAVDAQFTAASVWDYFKFTFNRIGVRNDGQGIRSVVHYSNNYSNVFWDDTCVCVSYGDGSGNGHPITELDVGAREITHGVTSVTAGLSYTGEAGALNEATSDIFGTMVEFYANIPADVPDYFLGEKIDWNGDGTPLRSMDRPSRDGASPDYYSKAIPGMDPSLASGVADHFFFLLAEGSGPRTINGIAYNSPTANGSTLAGIGRDAAAAIWYRALANYLTSTDTYHGARLATLNAAADLYGTLSPEYAATAAAWTAVSVP